Proteins encoded in a region of the Bradyrhizobium sp. CB3481 genome:
- a CDS encoding cupin domain-containing protein, translating to MATKARENHREDVAGRANVEDTPELLAYYDQLEKLEAGALWTVANKIEPWQPKSSSVPVLWRYEDLRAHVLRSVELVSPEKAGRRVIYLNNPGRREHAAAVGWLYSGLQVMHPGEVASAHAHSASALRFIMEGEGAYTIVDGHKMTLGANDFVLTPNGTWHEHGVSSDGTPCIWQDGLDIPLVNTLEANFYVVHPDLQQSVGYPVDDMTHTWGSPGLRPAGTEWSKGYSPLLKYEWGPTYEALQRYAKATDGSLYDGVLMNYVNPVTGGPVMQTIGASMQMLRPGEATRAHRHTGSFIYQVAKGSGHSIIDGKRFDWKERDIFCVPSWAWHEHVNASASEDACLFTFNDLPVMQALGLYREEAFGDNGGRQPLLA from the coding sequence ATGGCAACGAAAGCTCGTGAGAACCACCGGGAAGACGTGGCCGGAAGAGCCAATGTCGAAGACACGCCGGAACTGCTCGCCTATTACGACCAGCTCGAAAAACTGGAAGCTGGCGCGCTCTGGACGGTGGCGAACAAGATCGAGCCCTGGCAGCCGAAATCGTCCTCCGTTCCGGTGTTGTGGCGCTACGAAGACCTTCGCGCGCATGTGTTGCGCTCGGTTGAGCTGGTATCGCCCGAAAAAGCCGGGCGCCGTGTCATCTATCTGAACAATCCCGGCCGGCGCGAGCACGCCGCCGCGGTCGGCTGGCTCTATTCCGGCCTGCAGGTCATGCACCCCGGCGAGGTCGCATCCGCCCACGCCCATTCGGCCTCCGCGCTGCGCTTCATCATGGAAGGCGAGGGCGCTTACACCATCGTCGACGGCCACAAGATGACGCTCGGCGCCAACGATTTTGTGCTGACGCCGAACGGCACCTGGCACGAACACGGCGTCTCCAGTGACGGCACGCCCTGCATCTGGCAGGACGGCCTCGATATCCCGCTGGTCAACACGCTGGAGGCCAACTTCTACGTGGTTCATCCCGATCTGCAGCAGAGCGTCGGCTATCCCGTCGACGACATGACGCATACCTGGGGAAGTCCCGGTCTGCGCCCGGCCGGCACCGAATGGTCGAAGGGCTATTCGCCGCTGCTGAAATACGAGTGGGGCCCGACTTACGAGGCGCTGCAGCGCTACGCCAAGGCAACCGACGGCTCGCTTTATGACGGCGTGCTCATGAACTACGTCAATCCGGTCACCGGCGGTCCGGTGATGCAGACGATCGGCGCATCGATGCAGATGCTGCGGCCGGGCGAGGCCACGCGCGCGCACCGTCACACCGGCAGCTTCATCTATCAGGTCGCCAAGGGCAGCGGTCACTCGATCATCGACGGCAAGCGTTTTGATTGGAAGGAACGCGACATCTTCTGCGTGCCGTCCTGGGCCTGGCACGAGCATGTCAACGCGTCCGCGAGCGAAGACGCCTGCCTGTTCACATTCAACGATCTGCCCGTCATGCAGGCGCTTGGGCTCTATCGTGAGGAAGCGTTCGGCGACAATGGCGGCCGGCAGCCGCTCCTAGCCTAG
- a CDS encoding RidA family protein, with protein sequence MFEVLQPPGWAKPSGYANGVAARGKMIFVAGQIGWNEQCKFVSDDLVGQIGQTLKNVAAILRAGGAGPEHVVSMTWFLLDRKEYSARLKEIGVAYRDVMGRHFPAMTALQVSGLVEDRAKVEIQAIAMIPD encoded by the coding sequence ATGTTCGAAGTCTTGCAGCCGCCGGGATGGGCCAAGCCGAGCGGCTACGCGAACGGCGTCGCTGCCCGCGGCAAGATGATCTTCGTCGCCGGCCAAATCGGCTGGAACGAACAATGCAAGTTTGTCTCAGATGATCTGGTGGGGCAGATCGGCCAGACCCTGAAAAACGTCGCGGCCATCTTGCGCGCCGGTGGCGCCGGGCCCGAGCACGTCGTGTCGATGACCTGGTTCCTGCTCGATCGCAAGGAATACTCGGCCCGCCTGAAGGAAATCGGCGTGGCCTATCGCGACGTCATGGGCCGGCACTTTCCGGCGATGACGGCGCTGCAGGTATCGGGGCTGGTCGAAGATCGCGCCAAGGTCGAGATACAGGCGATCGCGATGATCCCTGACTAG
- a CDS encoding acyl-CoA dehydrogenase family protein gives MTPVSQLRGPSREHLAWPFFDSRHSEYVAALDAFAAGLGDTHGGDVDETCRSLVRRLGAAGLLKASVAGDRPDAVIDSRLICLARETLAWHSGLADFAFAMQGLGTGAVAIAGSPELRALVLPKARRGEWVSAFALSEKDAGSDVAAMACCARREGDHYILDGEKTWISNGGIADVYTLFARTGEAPGARGISAFVVLPDDPGFSIADRIDVMAPHPLATLRFEGCRIPAARLLGSPGEGFKIAMRTLDIFRASVAAAALGFARRALDEATAHARSRRMFGGVLADQQLTQAALGDMAAGVDASALLTYRAAWRRDVQKASTTREAAMAKMVATETAQEVIDRAVQMFGGRGVRSGEMVEQLYREIRALRIYEGATEVQKLIIGRDILKA, from the coding sequence ATGACCCCGGTTTCGCAGCTGCGCGGGCCGTCGCGCGAACATCTCGCGTGGCCGTTCTTCGATTCCCGTCACAGCGAATATGTCGCTGCGCTCGATGCGTTTGCAGCCGGTCTCGGCGATACGCATGGTGGCGATGTCGACGAAACCTGCCGGTCGCTGGTCCGCAGGCTCGGCGCCGCGGGACTGCTCAAGGCGTCGGTCGCGGGCGATCGCCCCGATGCGGTGATCGATTCCCGGCTGATCTGCCTGGCGCGCGAGACGCTGGCCTGGCACAGCGGGCTCGCCGATTTCGCCTTTGCGATGCAGGGACTGGGCACTGGCGCGGTGGCAATTGCCGGCTCACCCGAACTGCGCGCGCTGGTGCTGCCGAAGGCGCGGCGTGGCGAATGGGTTTCCGCATTTGCACTGTCGGAGAAGGACGCCGGCTCCGATGTCGCCGCGATGGCCTGCTGCGCCCGGCGCGAGGGCGACCACTATATTCTCGACGGCGAGAAGACCTGGATTTCGAACGGCGGCATTGCCGACGTCTACACGCTGTTTGCGCGAACCGGGGAAGCGCCGGGGGCACGGGGCATTTCGGCCTTTGTGGTGCTGCCGGACGATCCCGGCTTTTCGATTGCTGATCGCATCGACGTGATGGCGCCGCACCCGCTGGCGACGTTGCGTTTCGAGGGTTGCCGGATTCCGGCGGCGCGGCTGCTCGGTTCGCCCGGCGAAGGCTTCAAGATCGCGATGCGCACCCTCGATATTTTCCGCGCCTCGGTCGCCGCCGCCGCGCTGGGCTTTGCCCGCCGCGCGCTGGATGAAGCGACCGCGCATGCCCGTAGCAGGCGGATGTTTGGCGGCGTGCTGGCCGACCAGCAATTGACGCAGGCGGCACTCGGCGACATGGCCGCCGGCGTCGATGCCAGCGCGCTCCTCACCTACCGTGCCGCTTGGCGGCGCGATGTGCAGAAGGCTTCCACCACGCGCGAAGCGGCGATGGCGAAGATGGTCGCCACCGAAACCGCGCAGGAGGTGATCGACCGCGCGGTGCAGATGTTCGGCGGCCGCGGCGTGCGCTCGGGCGAGATGGTCGAGCAGCTCTATCGCGAGATCCGCGCGTTGCGCATCTATGAAGGCGCGACCGAGGTCCAAAAACTCATCATCGGGCGCGATATCCTGAAAGCCTAG
- a CDS encoding indolepyruvate ferredoxin oxidoreductase subunit alpha yields MAERSFAREVEDLKLGAGEEFRGEGILAITKALLECGVSYVAGYQGAPISHLMDVLSDAQDILSDLGVHFESSASEATAAATLAASVMYPVRGAVTFKAPVGINVASDALANLTSGGVTGGALIIIGEDYGEGSSIMQERSHAFAMKSQLWLVDPRPNVASIVNAVRDSFELSEASNTPVMLEVRIRACHVHGRFSTRDNVRPTFPLARALEQPSRDTNRIVLPPASFLHEKEKVEHRWPAAVEFIHARGMNETFDGDIDDIGIIMQGGMYNGVITALREAGLADIWGETRVPLYVMNVTYPIVDREVIDFCRGKQAVLMVEEGQPEFIEQALHKILRNADIPAKLHGKDLFPMAGEYTAQVMGEAIGAFIRRWRPDALSDSARAPNIDRVEVDDKIRALADVVPPRPPGFCTGCPERPIFSAMKLVEKELGPHHIAADIGCHLFSILPPFNIGATTMGYGLGPASASAFNVPAGKRPISIMGDGGFWHNGLTSGVGNAVFNQHDGVIVVVDNYYSAATGGQDIPSSRADNRSRSTKHPIVQAVKGIGAKWVRQIDRTYDVTRMRDTLREALTTEEKGPKIIVASSECMLNKQRRVKPLVAAATKRGERIVRERFGVDEDVCSGDHACIRLSGCPSLSVKPTSDPLKDNPVAAVDNSCVGCGHCGEVADAAVLCPSFYRADIVSNPTAFEARLDRVWRQVISALQRWRAGRRVMFEQGAA; encoded by the coding sequence ATGGCAGAACGCTCTTTCGCGCGCGAGGTGGAAGACCTGAAGCTCGGCGCCGGCGAGGAATTTCGCGGTGAAGGCATCCTCGCCATCACCAAGGCATTGCTCGAATGCGGCGTCAGCTACGTCGCCGGCTACCAGGGCGCGCCGATCTCCCATCTGATGGATGTGCTGTCGGACGCCCAGGATATTCTCTCCGATCTCGGCGTACACTTCGAATCCAGCGCGAGCGAGGCGACCGCGGCGGCGACGCTAGCCGCTTCCGTGATGTATCCGGTCCGCGGCGCCGTCACTTTCAAGGCGCCGGTCGGCATCAATGTTGCGTCCGACGCGCTGGCAAACCTCACATCGGGCGGCGTCACCGGCGGCGCGCTGATCATCATCGGCGAGGATTATGGCGAAGGCTCTTCCATCATGCAGGAGCGTTCGCATGCCTTTGCGATGAAGTCGCAGCTCTGGCTGGTCGATCCGCGACCCAATGTCGCCTCGATCGTGAATGCCGTGCGCGATTCCTTCGAGCTGTCAGAGGCCTCCAACACGCCCGTCATGCTGGAGGTGCGGATTCGCGCTTGCCATGTCCATGGCCGCTTTTCCACGCGCGACAATGTCCGCCCCACCTTTCCGCTGGCCCGCGCGCTCGAACAGCCGTCGCGCGATACCAACCGGATCGTGTTGCCGCCGGCCTCGTTCCTGCACGAGAAGGAAAAGGTCGAGCATCGGTGGCCCGCGGCGGTCGAGTTCATCCACGCCCGCGGCATGAACGAGACGTTCGACGGCGATATCGACGATATCGGTATCATCATGCAGGGCGGTATGTACAACGGCGTCATCACCGCGCTGCGCGAGGCGGGCCTTGCAGATATCTGGGGCGAGACACGGGTTCCGCTCTATGTGATGAACGTGACCTACCCGATCGTCGACCGCGAGGTGATCGACTTCTGCCGCGGCAAACAGGCCGTGCTGATGGTCGAGGAGGGACAGCCCGAATTCATCGAGCAGGCGCTGCACAAGATCCTGCGTAACGCCGACATTCCGGCCAAGCTGCACGGCAAGGATCTGTTCCCGATGGCCGGCGAATACACCGCGCAGGTCATGGGCGAAGCGATCGGTGCCTTCATCCGCCGCTGGCGTCCCGACGCGCTATCTGATTCTGCCCGCGCACCGAACATCGACCGCGTCGAGGTCGACGACAAGATCCGCGCATTGGCCGACGTGGTGCCGCCGCGGCCGCCGGGTTTCTGCACCGGCTGTCCGGAGCGGCCGATCTTTTCCGCCATGAAGCTGGTGGAGAAGGAGCTCGGCCCGCACCACATCGCCGCCGATATCGGCTGCCACTTGTTCTCGATCCTGCCGCCGTTCAATATCGGCGCGACCACGATGGGCTACGGGCTCGGTCCGGCATCGGCTTCGGCGTTCAACGTGCCTGCGGGAAAACGCCCGATCTCGATCATGGGCGACGGTGGCTTCTGGCACAACGGGTTGACCAGCGGTGTCGGCAACGCCGTATTCAATCAGCACGATGGCGTGATCGTCGTGGTCGACAATTATTATTCCGCCGCGACCGGTGGCCAGGACATCCCCTCCTCGCGCGCCGACAATCGTTCGCGCTCGACCAAGCATCCTATCGTTCAGGCCGTGAAGGGCATCGGCGCCAAATGGGTGCGTCAGATCGACCGCACCTATGACGTCACGCGCATGCGCGACACGCTGCGCGAGGCGCTGACGACCGAGGAGAAGGGCCCGAAGATCATCGTCGCCTCCTCCGAATGCATGCTGAACAAGCAGCGGCGCGTTAAGCCGCTGGTCGCAGCGGCCACCAAGCGCGGCGAGCGCATCGTGCGCGAGCGTTTTGGCGTCGATGAAGACGTCTGTTCCGGCGACCACGCCTGCATCCGCCTGTCCGGCTGCCCGTCGCTGTCGGTGAAGCCGACCAGCGATCCGCTGAAGGACAATCCGGTCGCCGCTGTCGACAACAGCTGCGTCGGCTGCGGCCATTGCGGCGAGGTCGCCGATGCCGCCGTGCTCTGCCCATCCTTCTATCGTGCCGACATCGTTTCCAATCCGACGGCGTTCGAAGCCCGGCTCGACCGCGTCTGGCGGCAGGTGATCAGCGCGCTGCAGCGCTGGCGCGCGGGCCGGCGCGTCATGTTCGAACAGGGTGCGGCATGA
- a CDS encoding indolepyruvate oxidoreductase subunit beta family protein, whose protein sequence is MNVSIASSSVGLSQARPISIAVLAMGGQGGGVLVDWIVALAEQRGWFAQSTSVPGVAQRTGATIYYIEMIAPDASKPGRHPVLSLMPAPGKVDIVIGAELMEAGRAILRGLVSPDRTLLIGSSHRSLAVIEKTAPGDGTADAAQVFDAANVAANRFIAFDMAEIADATGSVVSAVLFGALAGSGTLPFTTEDFETTIRAAGVGVDASLRAFAAGRERTIAELKQDPKIKPTAKPPLAKRYPRLEPIGHAGYDALVARARLLPEELHGIIAAGLQRVVDFQDVAYGGEYLDRLETMPRQATGLLQAFAKYLAVAMAYDDVIRVADLKTRAGRLDRVRREVRAGNGQILAITEFFHPRIEEMAGLLPPWLGERVERSAQLGKLIDRGRKLRTTAPPAFLLLYGVAGLRRFRRGTLRHAREMRHLDEWAQRIKKFALTDPALATAVCEARRLVGGYSDTHSRGESKFEKVTRASDRLAGRPDAAEWVQRLTKVALKDADGAELDGALRTVESLFEDA, encoded by the coding sequence ATGAACGTCTCGATCGCGTCCTCCTCTGTCGGCCTCAGCCAGGCACGCCCGATCAGCATCGCGGTGCTCGCGATGGGCGGCCAGGGCGGCGGCGTGCTAGTCGACTGGATCGTGGCACTGGCCGAACAGCGCGGCTGGTTCGCACAATCCACCTCGGTCCCCGGCGTCGCCCAGCGCACCGGCGCCACGATCTATTACATCGAGATGATCGCGCCAGATGCCAGCAAGCCCGGCCGACACCCCGTGCTGTCGCTGATGCCGGCGCCGGGCAAGGTCGATATCGTGATCGGCGCCGAATTGATGGAAGCGGGCCGCGCCATCCTGCGCGGCCTGGTCTCGCCGGACCGCACGCTGCTGATCGGCTCCTCGCACCGCTCGCTGGCGGTGATCGAAAAGACTGCGCCCGGAGACGGCACGGCGGATGCGGCGCAGGTCTTCGATGCGGCGAATGTCGCCGCCAATCGTTTCATCGCCTTCGACATGGCCGAGATTGCCGATGCCACCGGCAGCGTGGTTTCGGCCGTGCTGTTCGGCGCGCTCGCAGGCTCCGGCACCCTGCCCTTCACGACCGAGGATTTTGAAACGACGATCCGGGCCGCTGGTGTCGGCGTCGACGCCAGTCTGCGTGCTTTTGCGGCCGGCCGTGAGCGGACGATCGCCGAGCTCAAGCAGGATCCCAAGATCAAGCCGACGGCGAAGCCGCCGCTCGCAAAACGTTATCCGCGCCTCGAGCCGATCGGTCATGCTGGCTATGACGCGCTGGTCGCGCGGGCGCGGCTGTTGCCGGAAGAACTGCACGGCATCATTGCCGCCGGCCTGCAGCGCGTCGTCGATTTCCAGGACGTCGCCTATGGTGGCGAATATCTCGACCGGCTGGAGACGATGCCGCGCCAGGCCACCGGCCTGCTGCAGGCCTTTGCCAAATATCTCGCGGTGGCGATGGCCTATGACGATGTGATCCGCGTGGCGGATCTCAAGACGCGCGCGGGACGGCTCGACCGGGTGCGCCGCGAGGTGCGCGCGGGCAACGGCCAGATCCTCGCGATCACGGAATTCTTCCATCCGCGGATCGAGGAAATGGCGGGGCTATTGCCGCCGTGGCTTGGCGAGAGGGTCGAGCGCAGCGCGCAGCTCGGCAAGCTCATCGATCGCGGACGGAAACTGCGCACCACCGCGCCGCCGGCATTCCTGCTGCTTTACGGCGTCGCCGGCCTACGCCGATTCCGCCGCGGCACGCTGCGGCATGCCCGTGAGATGCGTCATCTCGACGAATGGGCGCAGCGTATCAAGAAATTCGCCCTGACCGATCCTGCACTGGCGACCGCGGTGTGCGAGGCGCGCCGTCTCGTCGGCGGCTATTCCGATACGCATTCGCGCGGCGAATCGAAATTCGAAAAGGTGACGCGCGCGTCCGATCGCCTGGCCGGCCGGCCCGATGCCGCCGAATGGGTGCAGCGGCTGACCAAGGTGGCGCTGAAGGACGCCGACGGCGCCGAGCTCGACGGCGCGTTGCGCACGGTCGAGAGCCTGTTCGAGGACGCCTGA
- a CDS encoding PDR/VanB family oxidoreductase yields MDQFEVVVSKIKALTPRIREFVLARPNGAPMPGWAAGAHIDVHLPDVGRRSYSLIETVSPRAAAEHPAAYRIAVLQESKSQGGSTYMHGLKAADRLTISPPANNFPLGAGSGEVALVAGGIGVTPLLAMACELNAAKRPFSFYYAGRSRGELAFVSEIERLTNANAAIHADDEAGRFFDLEGLMSRLAPEVPLYLCGPLPMIEAAIALAKQMNWPPGRLHFEIFTAPEEKSGDAAFEVELKSNGRVYEIPAGRTILDVLIGAGEDPMHDCKRGDCGICQTTVVEGIPDHRDYILSDSEKASNKVMQICISRAKTKRLVLDL; encoded by the coding sequence ATGGATCAATTCGAAGTCGTGGTGTCGAAGATTAAAGCGCTGACGCCGCGCATTCGCGAATTCGTGCTGGCGCGCCCCAACGGCGCGCCGATGCCGGGCTGGGCGGCGGGCGCTCATATCGATGTCCACCTGCCCGATGTTGGCCGCCGCTCCTATTCGCTGATCGAGACGGTTTCGCCGCGCGCGGCCGCTGAGCATCCCGCCGCCTATCGCATCGCTGTGCTCCAGGAAAGCAAAAGCCAGGGCGGTTCGACCTACATGCACGGCCTCAAGGCCGCCGACCGCCTGACGATCTCGCCGCCGGCGAACAATTTTCCGCTCGGTGCCGGCAGCGGCGAAGTCGCGCTCGTCGCGGGCGGCATCGGCGTGACGCCGCTGCTGGCGATGGCCTGCGAACTGAACGCGGCGAAACGCCCGTTCTCATTCTATTACGCCGGCCGCAGCCGCGGCGAACTTGCCTTTGTCAGCGAGATCGAACGCCTGACCAACGCAAACGCAGCCATCCACGCCGACGACGAAGCCGGGCGTTTCTTCGATCTTGAAGGTCTGATGAGCCGGCTCGCGCCCGAGGTGCCGCTCTATCTCTGCGGGCCGCTGCCGATGATCGAGGCCGCCATCGCGCTGGCGAAGCAAATGAACTGGCCGCCGGGCCGGCTGCACTTTGAGATATTCACCGCGCCCGAGGAGAAGTCCGGGGACGCCGCCTTCGAGGTCGAACTCAAGAGCAATGGGCGCGTTTACGAAATCCCCGCCGGCAGGACCATTCTCGACGTGCTGATCGGAGCCGGCGAAGACCCGATGCACGACTGCAAGCGCGGCGATTGCGGCATCTGCCAGACCACGGTGGTCGAGGGCATCCCCGATCATCGCGACTACATCTTGAGCGACAGCGAGAAGGCTTCGAACAAGGTGATGCAGATCTGCATCTCGCGCGCCAAAACCAAAAGACTCGTGCTCGACCTGTGA
- a CDS encoding aromatic ring-hydroxylating dioxygenase subunit alpha: protein MTRYAGNAAAIRALVREQEVHRDVYVSEEVFQLEMEHMFPNSWVYVGHDSQVPNAGDYFGTTIGTQPVLLVRHTDGMVKVLHNRCPHKGTRITSETCGNTGKFFRCPYHAWSFKTDGSLLAIPLKKGYENTGFEQSHAATGMAPVRHVKNYRGFVFAKINDSGLGFEEFFGESLSSFDNMIDRSPVGQLKVAGGVLRYMHNCNWKMLVENQTDTCHPMVAHESSAGTVIEVWKKAPPGTKKPMAVEIIAPFMSPYEFFENMGIRIWDNGHGHTGVHHSIHSDYSAIPGYFEKMTAAYGEERAKAILGENRHNTVYFPNIMIKGPIQLLRHFKPIAANKTLVESWTFQLVDAPDMLLERTLMYNRLINAPTSIVGHDDLEMYERAQEGLHSNGNQWVNLQRLYSPDEAGQTNVAVNGTSEWPMRHQFRAWTKFMTMGM from the coding sequence ATGACCCGATATGCCGGCAACGCCGCGGCCATTCGCGCCCTGGTCCGCGAACAGGAGGTTCACCGCGACGTCTATGTCAGCGAGGAAGTGTTCCAGCTCGAGATGGAGCACATGTTCCCGAACAGCTGGGTCTATGTCGGCCACGACAGCCAGGTCCCCAATGCCGGCGACTATTTCGGCACCACGATCGGCACGCAGCCGGTGCTGCTCGTCCGCCACACCGACGGCATGGTGAAGGTGCTGCACAATCGCTGTCCTCACAAGGGCACCCGCATTACCTCAGAGACCTGCGGCAACACCGGAAAGTTCTTCCGCTGCCCCTACCATGCCTGGAGCTTCAAGACCGACGGCTCGCTGCTCGCGATTCCCTTGAAGAAGGGTTACGAGAACACCGGCTTCGAGCAGAGCCACGCTGCAACCGGCATGGCCCCGGTGCGCCATGTCAAAAACTATCGCGGCTTCGTGTTCGCCAAGATCAACGACAGCGGCCTCGGCTTCGAGGAATTCTTCGGCGAGAGCCTGTCGAGCTTCGACAACATGATCGACCGCTCCCCGGTCGGCCAGCTCAAGGTCGCCGGCGGCGTGCTGCGCTATATGCACAACTGCAATTGGAAGATGCTGGTCGAAAACCAGACCGACACCTGCCATCCCATGGTCGCGCACGAATCCTCGGCCGGCACCGTCATCGAGGTCTGGAAGAAGGCGCCGCCCGGCACCAAGAAGCCGATGGCAGTCGAGATCATCGCGCCCTTCATGAGCCCGTACGAGTTCTTCGAGAACATGGGCATCCGGATCTGGGACAATGGCCACGGCCACACCGGCGTGCACCACTCGATCCATTCCGACTATTCGGCAATCCCCGGCTATTTCGAGAAGATGACGGCGGCCTATGGTGAGGAGCGCGCCAAGGCGATCCTCGGCGAGAACCGGCACAATACCGTTTATTTCCCCAACATCATGATCAAGGGCCCGATCCAGCTACTCAGGCATTTCAAGCCGATCGCGGCGAACAAGACGCTGGTGGAATCCTGGACGTTCCAGCTCGTCGATGCGCCCGACATGCTGCTGGAGCGCACGCTGATGTACAACCGGCTGATCAACGCGCCGACCTCCATCGTCGGCCACGACGATCTCGAAATGTACGAACGCGCGCAGGAAGGCCTGCATTCGAACGGCAATCAATGGGTGAACCTGCAGCGTCTCTATAGCCCTGACGAAGCCGGGCAGACCAATGTGGCGGTCAACGGCACCAGCGAGTGGCCGATGCGCCATCAGTTCCGGGCATGGACCAAGTTCATGACGATGGGGATGTGA
- a CDS encoding aromatic-ring-hydroxylating dioxygenase subunit beta, whose protein sequence is MTMLAEAPLKNAIPTDQELIDFVVREARLIDQQRFDEWLDLYADDAFYWMPLEWNQTDPRLTCSLMYEDKLLLSIRVERLKGARTFSQKPKSRCHHVLQTPQVDSRDTAANRYVTWTPMHYVETRLDEQALYAAWATHHLCVEDGRLRIKLKRVDLINCDAAFGNIQLFM, encoded by the coding sequence ATGACCATGCTCGCCGAAGCCCCCCTCAAGAATGCTATCCCGACCGACCAGGAGTTGATCGATTTCGTCGTCCGCGAAGCACGCCTGATCGATCAGCAGCGCTTCGACGAATGGCTCGATCTCTACGCCGACGACGCCTTCTACTGGATGCCGCTGGAATGGAATCAGACCGATCCACGGCTGACCTGCTCCTTGATGTACGAGGACAAGCTCCTGCTCTCGATCCGGGTCGAGCGGCTCAAGGGCGCGCGGACTTTTAGCCAGAAGCCGAAAAGCCGCTGCCATCACGTGCTGCAGACGCCGCAGGTGGATTCGCGCGACACCGCCGCCAACCGCTACGTCACGTGGACCCCGATGCATTATGTCGAGACCCGCCTGGACGAGCAGGCGCTCTATGCGGCGTGGGCCACCCATCATCTCTGCGTCGAGGACGGCCGGCTGCGGATCAAGCTCAAGCGCGTCGACCTGATCAATTGCGATGCTGCCTTCGGCAACATCCAGCTCTTCATGTGA
- a CDS encoding SDR family oxidoreductase, with protein sequence MAHHTAIVSGGNTGIGAAIARSLLAEGYDVISLSRRKPDWSHPKLSSREVDLLDAAATRQAAAEIAAKVAITHVVHNAGAIRPKLLEEVADEDVGALAQLHFGAAIALAQAALPGMKQARFGRIVLLSSRAALGAATRTVYSATKAGIIGMARTWALELAPFNITVNVVAPGPIGDTEMFESVMSPESERAKALARSIPLGRLGKSSDVARAVAFFSSPDADFITGQTLYVCGGASIGSISI encoded by the coding sequence ATGGCCCATCACACGGCGATCGTGAGCGGCGGCAATACCGGCATTGGCGCTGCGATCGCGCGCAGCCTGCTCGCCGAAGGCTATGACGTGATTTCGCTGTCGCGGCGAAAGCCGGACTGGAGCCACCCAAAACTGTCCTCGCGCGAGGTCGACCTGCTCGATGCCGCCGCAACCCGCCAGGCGGCGGCTGAGATCGCGGCGAAGGTTGCAATCACCCACGTCGTTCACAATGCCGGCGCGATCAGGCCGAAGCTGTTGGAAGAGGTCGCTGACGAGGATGTCGGCGCCTTGGCGCAACTGCATTTCGGCGCCGCGATTGCGCTGGCGCAGGCGGCACTGCCGGGCATGAAACAGGCGCGCTTCGGCCGCATCGTGCTATTGTCCTCCCGCGCCGCGCTGGGAGCTGCCACCCGGACCGTCTATTCCGCCACCAAGGCCGGCATCATCGGCATGGCCCGCACCTGGGCGTTGGAGCTTGCCCCCTTTAACATCACCGTCAACGTCGTCGCGCCCGGACCGATCGGAGATACCGAGATGTTCGAGAGCGTGATGTCGCCGGAATCCGAGCGTGCGAAGGCGCTAGCGCGGTCGATCCCGCTTGGCCGGCTCGGCAAGTCCTCCGACGTGGCCCGCGCGGTCGCATTCTTCAGTTCGCCGGATGCCGACTTCATCACCGGACAGACGCTCTATGTCTGTGGCGGCGCCAGCATCGGATCAATTTCCATCTAG
- a CDS encoding MarR family transcriptional regulator: protein MDATVKRKTRSAKGARVQPPPPAEPAHESDGAHLELRIWLRLLSCATRIEKALNARLRKEFNTTLARFDLLAQLARRPAGATMSEVSELLMVSNGAITALVQKLEADGMIHREVDSEDRRTFRLRLSSEGAREFGRMARRHEEWVIALIGELSPAAQSDLLQHLTLLKRRLDKHS from the coding sequence ATGGATGCCACCGTCAAACGCAAGACCAGATCCGCAAAGGGCGCGCGCGTGCAGCCGCCGCCCCCCGCCGAGCCGGCGCATGAATCCGACGGCGCGCATCTCGAACTGCGGATCTGGCTGCGGCTGCTGTCCTGCGCCACCAGAATCGAGAAGGCTCTGAACGCCCGGCTGCGCAAGGAATTCAACACCACCCTCGCCCGCTTCGACCTTCTGGCGCAGCTCGCGCGCCGGCCCGCCGGGGCGACCATGTCCGAAGTCTCCGAACTGCTGATGGTTTCGAACGGCGCCATCACCGCGCTGGTGCAGAAGCTGGAAGCCGACGGCATGATCCATCGCGAGGTCGATTCGGAGGATCGCCGCACCTTCCGCCTGCGCCTGTCGTCGGAAGGCGCCAGGGAATTCGGCCGCATGGCGCGGCGTCACGAGGAATGGGTGATTGCCTTGATCGGCGAACTGTCACCCGCCGCGCAGTCGGACCTGTTGCAGCATCTGACCCTGCTCAAGCGTCGCCTCGACAAGCACAGCTGA